A window of the Gammaproteobacteria bacterium genome harbors these coding sequences:
- a CDS encoding acyl-CoA thioesterase, which translates to MLTATQRIRVEWAHCDPAGIIFNPHYYIWMDSGTHALLQAAGFDLIGNTHKDKLFRGCPLVASNMAFKRPLYFGDVTVLTSRVEKFGNTSFVVAHAFHHGDNPEPAATGNEVRVWGSSDPDQPEKLVAVRMPEEVRKMLSVENTIDVTV; encoded by the coding sequence ATGCTAACAGCAACGCAGAGAATTCGAGTCGAATGGGCACATTGTGACCCCGCCGGGATCATATTTAATCCGCACTACTATATCTGGATGGACTCCGGCACGCATGCCCTGTTGCAGGCAGCCGGATTCGATTTGATCGGTAACACTCACAAGGACAAACTGTTTCGCGGTTGTCCCCTGGTGGCAAGCAACATGGCTTTCAAGCGGCCGCTTTACTTCGGTGACGTTACCGTGCTCACATCGCGCGTCGAGAAATTCGGCAATACGTCGTTTGTCGTCGCGCATGCCTTTCATCATGGCGATAATCCTGAACCGGCTGCGACCGGCAACGAGGTCAGGGTCTGGGGATCTTCCGATCCCGATCAACCGGAAAAGCTGGTTGCGGTGCGCATGCCGGAAGAGGTGCGAAAAATGTTATCCGTCGAAAACACGATCGACGTTACCGTTTAA
- a CDS encoding Lrp/AsnC ligand binding domain-containing protein: MVTFIVLINVKKNKITEVAEQLADMAEISEVYSVTGIYDLVAIVRTKTNDDVAELVTSHFGTIDGIKKTDTMLAFKTFSKHDLESMFSI, encoded by the coding sequence GTGGTTACATTCATCGTTTTAATTAACGTCAAGAAAAACAAGATTACCGAGGTGGCGGAACAGCTAGCGGACATGGCCGAAATCTCGGAAGTCTATTCGGTTACCGGCATTTACGACCTGGTTGCGATTGTTCGCACCAAAACCAATGACGATGTTGCCGAACTGGTTACCAGTCACTTCGGCACTATCGACGGGATCAAGAAAACCGACACCATGCTCGCGTTTAAAACCTTTTCCAAGCACGATCTGGAGTCGATGTTCTCGATTTAG
- a CDS encoding YhcB family protein — protein MDPVQFVWLMGIGALIGGGIIGAIAYRNLAPARKEASNLKAELDQAREEMESYKTSVNSHFDKTSELVNELTQDYVKVYKHLAEGAQVLGDGREFTHVLEQHQGKVLISVDGESAVQDTIVSEVPADAPEVQEVSEPLDHVVEQEGSSEVDADIAAEVKEPESSESSAEPDEKSEPALNDGEADPIPEQSADRAESAKGSDGEAEKMAAKPGKQKRKVTSASDESKTEPAETA, from the coding sequence ATGGATCCTGTTCAATTTGTATGGCTGATGGGCATAGGCGCATTGATCGGTGGCGGCATAATTGGCGCCATCGCTTACCGAAACCTGGCTCCAGCCAGGAAAGAGGCCAGCAACCTCAAGGCCGAGCTGGACCAGGCCAGGGAGGAGATGGAGAGCTATAAGACCAGTGTCAACAGCCACTTCGATAAGACCTCGGAACTGGTTAACGAATTGACCCAGGATTATGTCAAGGTCTATAAGCACCTGGCGGAAGGCGCCCAGGTGCTGGGTGACGGCAGGGAATTCACCCACGTGCTCGAGCAGCACCAGGGCAAAGTCCTGATTTCGGTCGACGGTGAATCAGCGGTGCAGGATACTATTGTCAGCGAAGTGCCGGCAGATGCGCCTGAAGTACAGGAAGTGTCGGAGCCCCTCGATCACGTGGTCGAACAGGAAGGATCTTCTGAAGTCGACGCCGATATCGCGGCCGAAGTTAAAGAGCCAGAATCGTCAGAGTCATCGGCAGAACCAGATGAAAAAAGCGAGCCGGCACTCAATGACGGAGAAGCCGACCCTATCCCTGAGCAAAGTGCTGACAGGGCTGAATCAGCGAAGGGCAGCGACGGCGAGGCGGAAAAAATGGCAGCGAAACCGGGTAAGCAGAAGCGAAAGGTTACATCTGCCTCGGACGAATCCAAAACTGAGCCCGCAGAAACAGCGTAA
- a CDS encoding fumarylacetoacetate hydrolase family protein translates to MTEYVFDPPAVPSVAVAGADARFPVRRIFCVGRNYAAHAREMGKDPEREPPFFFSKPADALVDDGATVPYPPATENLHYEAEMVVAMGRGGIDIDEAAALEHVWGYAIGNELTRRDLQLKARDMGRPWDFGKGFDRSAVCGPVHPVAEVGHPADGMIRLYVNGEIHQDADLSEMIWNIPEQISILSRSMEIRPGDLIYSGTPAGVGALVPGDVCVVEIGGLGKLTTTIGPRR, encoded by the coding sequence GTGACTGAGTATGTTTTCGATCCACCCGCGGTGCCGTCGGTGGCGGTGGCCGGTGCCGACGCACGCTTCCCGGTAAGACGGATTTTTTGCGTCGGGCGTAACTACGCCGCGCACGCACGGGAAATGGGTAAGGATCCCGAGCGCGAACCGCCGTTTTTCTTCAGCAAGCCGGCCGACGCGTTGGTAGACGACGGCGCCACCGTGCCCTACCCGCCCGCAACCGAGAACCTGCACTACGAGGCCGAAATGGTGGTCGCCATGGGCCGGGGTGGAATCGACATAGACGAGGCGGCCGCACTCGAACACGTCTGGGGTTACGCCATCGGCAATGAATTGACCCGGCGCGATTTGCAGCTCAAGGCGCGCGACATGGGACGGCCATGGGATTTCGGCAAAGGTTTTGATCGCTCCGCGGTATGCGGGCCAGTGCACCCGGTCGCCGAGGTCGGTCATCCGGCCGATGGCATGATTCGCCTCTACGTCAACGGCGAGATCCACCAGGACGCCGATCTCAGCGAAATGATCTGGAATATCCCCGAGCAGATTTCGATTTTGTCGCGTAGCATGGAAATCAGACCTGGCGATCTGATTTACAGTGGCACCCCGGCCGGTGTCGGAGCGTTAGTACCGGGTGACGTCTGCGTGGTTGAAATTGGCGGGCTCGGTAAGCTGACGACAACCATCGGGCCGCGGCGCTAA
- a CDS encoding 3-hydroxybenzoate 6-monooxygenase, translating to MSALPVIIAGGGIGGLAAALGLARKGFTSIVVERAPEIGEIGAGIQIGPNAFHCFDYLGVGDEARAIAVYIDSLRLMDAVGGEQIAAIPLDDAFREHFRNPYAVVHRADLHGVLLDACRASDLIELRTHHQVVAYAQDGASVQVSCAGQARLDGSALIGADGLRSDVRQQLVGDGEPRVSGHTTYRSVIPTEQMPEDLRWNAATLWAGPKCHIVHYPLKGWKVFNLVVTYHNDVTAAVAGKPVDKEEVRQGFEHIHPRARQIIEHGEDWKLWVLCDRDPILNWADGRVALLGDAAHPMLQYFAQGACMAMEDAVCLSHMFEQHGDDIETALERYTRQRRVRTARVQLDSRLIGEYIYHAAGATAEVRDHIMSALTPTQWYDKLGWLYGGTGLDS from the coding sequence ATGAGTGCCTTACCCGTTATCATCGCTGGCGGTGGTATTGGCGGCCTGGCCGCCGCGCTCGGTCTGGCGCGCAAGGGATTCACGTCGATTGTGGTCGAGCGCGCGCCCGAGATCGGCGAAATTGGCGCCGGCATCCAGATCGGTCCGAATGCATTTCACTGTTTTGATTATCTCGGTGTCGGCGACGAGGCACGTGCGATAGCAGTTTATATCGACAGCCTGCGACTGATGGACGCGGTCGGCGGCGAACAGATCGCGGCGATTCCGCTCGACGATGCATTCCGCGAACATTTTCGCAATCCGTATGCCGTGGTGCACCGTGCCGATTTACACGGTGTCCTGCTCGACGCCTGTCGCGCGAGCGACCTGATCGAGCTACGCACCCACCACCAGGTGGTCGCTTATGCACAAGATGGCGCGTCGGTGCAGGTATCATGCGCCGGCCAGGCAAGGCTCGATGGCAGTGCTTTGATCGGAGCCGATGGCCTGCGCTCGGACGTGCGTCAGCAATTGGTCGGCGACGGCGAACCGCGCGTCTCCGGGCACACGACCTATCGATCGGTGATCCCGACCGAGCAAATGCCCGAGGATTTACGCTGGAACGCGGCCACGCTTTGGGCCGGCCCCAAGTGCCATATCGTGCACTACCCGTTGAAAGGCTGGAAAGTCTTCAACCTGGTCGTGACTTATCACAACGACGTCACCGCAGCGGTTGCGGGCAAACCGGTCGACAAGGAGGAGGTACGCCAGGGTTTCGAGCATATACACCCGCGGGCACGGCAAATCATCGAGCACGGGGAAGACTGGAAACTCTGGGTTCTATGCGATCGCGACCCGATCCTGAACTGGGCCGACGGCCGGGTCGCGCTGCTCGGCGATGCCGCCCACCCGATGTTGCAATACTTCGCCCAGGGCGCGTGCATGGCAATGGAAGATGCGGTTTGCCTGAGCCACATGTTTGAACAGCATGGCGACGATATCGAGACCGCGCTCGAACGGTATACGCGCCAGCGTCGCGTGCGCACCGCGCGGGTACAACTCGATTCACGCCTGATCGGCGAATACATTTATCACGCCGCCGGCGCCACCGCCGAGGTTCGCGATCACATCATGTCGGCCTTGACGCCCACGCAATGGTACGACAAGCTCGGTTGGCTTTACGGCGGCACCGGCCTGGATAGTTGA
- the gtdA gene encoding gentisate 1,2-dioxygenase: MSLTEKPEETPERLAFYRKIDAEAYTPLWAVFADIITPQPKSPCLPHLWRFDQAREWLLEAGELITAREAERRVLILENPGLRGQSRITTSLYAGLQLVLPGEVAPAHRHSQSALRLVLDGGGAHTAVNGERTIMHYGDFVITPPWAWHDHGNESEQPMIWLDGLDIPVASFFDASFAEGYDADEQPVARATGDSLARYGANMLPVDYRQQELASPLFNYPYARSREALDSMQRQDEWDPCHGLKMRYVNPVDGGFAMPTIAPFLQLLPKGFKTKPYRSTDATVFAVTEGHGRSTIDDQTFAWGPKDIFVVPSWKRIVHEVDEESVLFSYSDRVAQEKLGFWREQRET; this comes from the coding sequence ATGTCATTAACCGAAAAACCCGAAGAGACCCCCGAGCGCCTCGCGTTTTACCGCAAAATCGACGCTGAAGCCTATACCCCGCTATGGGCGGTATTCGCTGACATCATCACGCCGCAACCCAAAAGCCCTTGCCTGCCGCATTTGTGGCGCTTCGACCAGGCGCGTGAATGGCTGCTCGAAGCGGGTGAATTGATTACCGCCAGAGAAGCCGAGCGGCGCGTGCTGATACTCGAGAATCCAGGTCTGCGCGGTCAATCGAGAATCACCACATCGTTGTACGCCGGATTACAGCTGGTGTTACCCGGCGAGGTCGCCCCGGCACACCGGCACAGCCAGTCGGCACTGCGATTGGTGCTCGACGGCGGCGGCGCCCACACGGCGGTCAACGGTGAGCGTACGATCATGCACTATGGCGATTTTGTCATTACCCCGCCCTGGGCCTGGCACGATCACGGCAACGAAAGCGAGCAGCCGATGATCTGGCTCGACGGCCTCGATATCCCGGTGGCGAGTTTTTTCGATGCGTCTTTCGCCGAAGGCTACGACGCCGACGAACAACCGGTGGCGCGTGCGACCGGTGATAGCCTGGCGCGCTATGGCGCCAACATGCTGCCGGTTGACTATCGCCAGCAGGAACTGGCCTCGCCCCTTTTCAACTACCCTTACGCCCGTTCGCGCGAGGCGCTGGACTCGATGCAGCGGCAGGATGAATGGGATCCCTGCCACGGCCTGAAAATGCGCTACGTTAATCCGGTTGACGGCGGTTTCGCAATGCCGACGATTGCGCCGTTTCTGCAGTTATTACCGAAGGGCTTTAAAACCAAACCGTATCGCAGCACCGATGCGACCGTATTCGCCGTCACCGAGGGCCACGGGCGCAGCACCATCGATGATCAGACCTTCGCCTGGGGCCCGAAGGATATTTTTGTCGTACCAAGCTGGAAACGAATCGTGCACGAGGTCGACGAGGAGTCGGTCCTGTTCAGCTACTCGGACCGGGTAGCGCAGGAAAAACTCGGCTTCTGGCGCGAACAGCGCGAAACATAA
- a CDS encoding TRAP transporter large permease subunit, which produces MSYETIAIFMFVSMLLMLLTGQRVFAAIGIVSSVAALLLWGDGAVEMPFNAAFKLFNWYPLLTLPLFIYMGYVLAESGIADDLYAMFHVWFGGLRGGLAVGTILLMVVISAMNGLSVAGMAIGATIALPEMLKRGYDKIMITGVIQSGSSLGILVPPSVVLVLYGMIARQPVGQLWLAGAIPGLMMATLLIIYIVVRCHFQPHLGPTVAQSERDMPMSEKLKLLRAGITPFLIFFFMTGLFIMGITSLVESSAVGATAATIAALVRKRLNRKVMEETIRKTLAISCMFMWVILAALGFGAVFDGIGAARAIESLFITNWNLTPWEVLIMMQLSYLVMGMFLDDTAMLVIVAPLYVPLVKLLGFDPIWYGVLYTITCQIAYMTPPFGYNLFLMRAMAPPEITLMDIYRSIIPFVMVMTFALVLVMVFPQIALWLPEYVYSK; this is translated from the coding sequence ATGAGTTACGAAACCATTGCCATCTTCATGTTCGTGTCGATGTTGCTGATGCTGTTGACCGGGCAACGCGTGTTCGCCGCAATCGGTATCGTTTCGTCGGTCGCGGCGCTGTTACTGTGGGGTGACGGTGCGGTTGAGATGCCGTTTAACGCGGCGTTTAAACTGTTTAACTGGTACCCGTTGCTGACCCTGCCACTGTTTATCTACATGGGCTACGTCCTCGCAGAATCGGGCATTGCAGATGACCTCTATGCCATGTTCCACGTCTGGTTCGGCGGCCTCAGGGGAGGCCTCGCGGTCGGCACCATACTGCTGATGGTGGTTATCTCCGCGATGAACGGACTCAGCGTGGCTGGTATGGCCATCGGCGCGACGATTGCGTTACCGGAAATGCTCAAGCGGGGTTACGACAAGATAATGATCACCGGGGTCATCCAGTCGGGCAGTTCGCTCGGCATCCTGGTGCCGCCAAGTGTCGTGCTGGTGCTCTACGGCATGATCGCGCGCCAACCGGTCGGCCAGCTCTGGCTTGCCGGGGCAATTCCGGGCCTGATGATGGCGACTCTGCTGATCATCTACATCGTCGTAAGATGTCATTTCCAGCCTCATCTCGGACCGACCGTCGCTCAATCGGAACGCGACATGCCGATGTCGGAAAAACTAAAGCTACTGCGCGCGGGCATTACCCCGTTCCTGATTTTCTTTTTCATGACCGGCCTGTTCATCATGGGGATTACGAGCCTGGTGGAGAGTTCAGCCGTCGGTGCAACCGCTGCCACGATAGCGGCCCTGGTACGCAAGCGCCTGAACCGCAAGGTGATGGAAGAAACCATCCGTAAAACACTGGCCATATCCTGCATGTTCATGTGGGTAATCCTTGCAGCGCTCGGCTTTGGTGCAGTATTCGACGGCATCGGTGCTGCGCGCGCGATCGAATCACTGTTTATCACCAACTGGAATCTGACTCCCTGGGAAGTGCTGATCATGATGCAGCTTTCCTACCTGGTTATGGGCATGTTCCTCGACGATACCGCGATGCTGGTCATCGTCGCCCCGCTCTACGTACCGCTGGTCAAACTGCTGGGGTTCGACCCGATCTGGTACGGCGTGCTCTATACCATCACCTGCCAGATTGCATACATGACACCGCCATTTGGATACAATCTGTTCCTGATGCGCGCAATGGCGCCACCTGAAATAACGTTGATGGATATTTATCGATCGATAATACCTTTTGTCATGGTCATGACCTTTGCACTGGTCCTGGTCATGGTTTTTCCGCAGATCGCCCTCTGGTTACCCGAATACGTGTATTCGAAATAA
- a CDS encoding alpha/beta hydrolase, translated as MFPENFKQQIISVNGVALSVTTGGDGPPLFLLHGFPQTHVIWHRIAPELAQHFSLVMPDLRGYGDSAAPPGDPEHEVYSKRMMAMDIIALADYLGFDRFALAGHDRGGRVAYRLVLDHPGRVTKYCAIDIVPTLDVWEEMNTASTVSAFHWSFLAAESPLPEEVIGQNPTLFYRFLLERWASDITRLDPSAVQAYLDQYRDPRTIHAQCEDYRAGASVDRALDQASRDAGDRLACPVLVLWSTGYLSDKANSPLETWRKWAVDVAEMPIDCGHFIVEEEPHLAALALIDFFG; from the coding sequence ATGTTTCCTGAAAATTTCAAACAGCAGATTATTTCCGTCAATGGTGTGGCGCTCAGCGTCACGACCGGTGGCGACGGCCCGCCGCTATTTCTCCTGCATGGTTTTCCACAAACCCATGTCATCTGGCACCGAATTGCACCCGAACTGGCGCAGCACTTTTCGCTGGTCATGCCGGACCTGCGCGGTTATGGCGACAGTGCCGCGCCGCCGGGTGATCCGGAACATGAAGTATATTCGAAGCGGATGATGGCTATGGATATTATCGCTCTCGCCGATTACCTTGGCTTCGACCGCTTCGCACTGGCCGGGCATGATCGTGGCGGGCGCGTTGCTTATCGCCTGGTGCTCGATCATCCGGGACGGGTTACAAAATACTGTGCCATCGATATCGTACCGACGCTCGACGTCTGGGAAGAAATGAATACGGCGTCGACCGTCTCCGCGTTTCACTGGTCGTTTCTGGCGGCAGAATCGCCATTACCGGAAGAGGTGATCGGACAAAATCCGACACTATTCTATCGATTCCTGCTGGAACGCTGGGCGTCAGACATCACCAGACTGGATCCGTCGGCGGTACAGGCCTATCTCGACCAGTACCGGGATCCGCGCACGATTCATGCACAATGCGAGGATTACCGCGCGGGTGCGTCTGTCGACCGCGCGCTCGACCAGGCAAGCCGGGATGCCGGCGATCGGCTGGCTTGCCCGGTACTGGTGTTATGGAGTACCGGTTACCTCAGCGACAAGGCCAACTCGCCGCTCGAAACCTGGCGTAAATGGGCCGTTGACGTGGCAGAGATGCCGATCGATTGCGGCCATTTTATCGTCGAGGAGGAACCGCATCTCGCGGCACTGGCGCTGATCGATTTTTTCGGTTAA
- a CDS encoding 1-acyl-sn-glycerol-3-phosphate acyltransferase — MTEPVVIPLWLLLLLVLVALPTLLTQLLIPLWLKVWNRWSRQAFHEVNPQLQLKLSPFTLTRYRALADQLATDPQLLEAATEIAESQGMTLQDLRERLHRIALEIVPAFNPYFYFRVGYRLARGMLRGFYRVSIGFIDEASLETVSSDDSVIFLSNHRTNMDYLLVTYLTSQRTMLSFGVGEWSGIFPVRQLMRSAGGYFIKRDSNDLLYRRALERYVQLATAARVPHAIFPEGALSPDGGLQPARFGLFSYVTRHFDPTTSPDIVVIPIGTNYDRVAEDNNMLRVSSAEFKARGKPFVVWSGIKFGLRTLAEVLLQRRSFGYACANFGRPVSFRKWLEQHEVDWPALDREQRFQWLNRFGEELMNAVSALIPVPPVATLCWVLQQAPQQGLDKVELLGAFKAALNHARARNAFIVLPRSSAQYALQHAIELTLLRGMIRHQAGGKYWINPDKQALVAYYAKSIAHHFEPVED; from the coding sequence ATGACCGAACCTGTCGTCATTCCGCTCTGGTTATTGCTGCTGCTGGTGTTAGTGGCGCTGCCGACGCTGCTGACCCAGCTGCTGATTCCGCTATGGCTCAAAGTCTGGAATCGCTGGTCACGGCAGGCGTTTCACGAGGTCAACCCGCAGCTACAACTGAAACTGTCGCCATTCACACTGACCCGTTATCGCGCACTGGCCGATCAGCTGGCGACAGACCCACAACTGCTAGAGGCGGCCACGGAAATCGCCGAAAGTCAAGGCATGACGCTGCAAGACCTGCGCGAAAGGCTGCACCGGATCGCGCTCGAAATCGTGCCGGCGTTCAATCCATACTTTTACTTCCGTGTCGGTTACCGCCTTGCGCGCGGCATGCTGCGCGGGTTTTACCGGGTGTCGATCGGCTTTATCGACGAGGCATCGCTGGAAACCGTCAGCAGCGACGACAGCGTCATCTTCCTGTCGAACCATCGCACCAACATGGACTACCTGCTGGTTACCTACCTCACGTCGCAGCGCACAATGTTATCTTTCGGTGTCGGCGAATGGTCCGGTATTTTTCCGGTGCGCCAGTTAATGCGTAGCGCCGGTGGTTATTTTATCAAGCGCGATTCGAATGACTTACTGTACCGCCGTGCGTTGGAACGCTACGTGCAGCTGGCTACCGCGGCCAGGGTACCGCACGCGATCTTTCCCGAAGGCGCGCTATCGCCTGACGGTGGCCTGCAACCCGCCCGATTCGGCCTGTTCAGTTATGTTACCAGGCACTTCGATCCGACGACTTCACCCGACATCGTGGTCATACCTATCGGCACCAACTATGATCGCGTGGCCGAAGACAACAACATGCTGCGCGTCAGTTCGGCTGAATTCAAGGCAAGAGGAAAGCCCTTCGTGGTCTGGTCGGGTATAAAATTTGGTCTGCGTACGCTCGCCGAAGTCTTGCTGCAGCGCCGCTCGTTCGGATACGCCTGCGCTAATTTCGGCCGCCCGGTATCGTTTCGCAAGTGGCTCGAGCAGCATGAAGTCGACTGGCCAGCGCTCGATCGCGAGCAACGTTTTCAATGGTTGAATCGATTCGGTGAGGAGTTGATGAACGCAGTGAGCGCTCTGATTCCGGTACCGCCGGTGGCAACCCTGTGCTGGGTGCTGCAGCAGGCGCCACAACAGGGGCTGGATAAAGTCGAACTGCTGGGTGCCTTTAAAGCGGCGCTAAACCACGCTCGCGCACGCAATGCCTTTATCGTCCTGCCGCGCTCGAGCGCACAGTATGCTTTGCAGCACGCGATCGAATTGACCCTGCTCAGGGGAATGATCCGGCATCAGGCCGGCGGAAAATACTGGATCAATCCCGACAAACAGGCACTGGTTGCCTATTACGCGAAATCGATAGCACATCACTTCGAACCGGTCGAGGACTGA
- a CDS encoding alpha/beta hydrolase family protein, translated as MRGPLGGLFTLPWFDPASIYFLRNWYLPLSRLWGVADEAQGSVARFVEIAQFELGDSRYQRLGKVLFRFEVSRARVNAIDAAWRCAFFGDNAPTASDLVAIEKARKDAHQAHNMRRGDLRFLLRFKPQTSRYVIPSQTEVEALYGGIRADPQAYFTLPAAMPPVEQSRGFDAADGRQYWIRFQSPSQRTGDLVYARVHEPAGVNNPPTIIYGHGICVEFDYLEGLVDEVDVLCRLGFRVVRPEAPFHGRRRPQGYYGGEYISATSPLGVLDTFTAAVAERAVLMDWCRRSSTGPVTMGGSSLGALIAQLLTGAAANWPQALRPDALLLIMHCSKMEDALIHGSIAKLFGALKAKHEAGWSVTTVAEYLRALNPPAQPSVAAANIVSVLGTRDAATPFSGGLELLDRWQVPPSNRFVWPQGHFSLPIALTRNDAPLRHFQQVVKGLT; from the coding sequence ATGCGCGGCCCGCTCGGCGGCCTGTTCACGCTGCCCTGGTTCGACCCGGCGTCGATATATTTTCTGCGCAATTGGTATCTGCCCCTGTCGCGCTTGTGGGGAGTGGCGGACGAGGCACAGGGCTCGGTGGCCAGATTCGTCGAGATTGCTCAATTCGAGCTCGGCGACAGCCGGTACCAGCGCCTCGGCAAGGTACTGTTTCGCTTCGAAGTCTCTCGCGCCCGGGTAAACGCCATCGACGCCGCCTGGCGGTGTGCTTTTTTCGGGGACAATGCGCCGACCGCTTCTGATCTCGTCGCCATCGAAAAGGCGCGCAAGGATGCGCATCAGGCACATAACATGAGGCGCGGCGATTTACGCTTTTTATTGCGCTTCAAGCCGCAAACCTCGCGTTACGTCATTCCTTCCCAGACCGAGGTCGAAGCACTGTACGGTGGGATTCGCGCCGATCCTCAAGCTTATTTCACGCTGCCCGCGGCAATGCCGCCGGTTGAGCAGTCTCGGGGATTCGATGCCGCCGACGGCAGGCAATACTGGATTCGATTTCAATCGCCGTCGCAACGCACCGGCGACCTGGTTTATGCCCGGGTGCATGAGCCGGCCGGCGTCAACAACCCACCCACGATTATTTACGGGCATGGTATTTGTGTCGAATTTGATTACCTCGAAGGACTGGTCGACGAAGTCGACGTGCTGTGCCGTCTCGGTTTTCGCGTGGTGCGTCCAGAGGCACCGTTTCACGGACGCCGCCGACCCCAGGGCTATTACGGTGGCGAATACATCAGCGCAACCTCGCCGCTCGGAGTCCTCGACACATTTACCGCCGCGGTCGCCGAGCGTGCCGTGCTGATGGACTGGTGCCGGCGCAGTTCTACCGGGCCGGTGACCATGGGCGGCAGCAGCCTGGGTGCGTTGATAGCACAACTGTTGACCGGAGCGGCAGCCAACTGGCCGCAGGCATTGCGGCCCGACGCGTTGTTGTTGATCATGCATTGCTCGAAGATGGAAGATGCCTTGATCCATGGCTCTATCGCAAAATTGTTCGGTGCGCTCAAGGCCAAGCACGAGGCAGGCTGGAGCGTCACCACGGTAGCCGAGTACCTGCGTGCGCTGAATCCGCCGGCGCAACCCTCGGTAGCTGCAGCCAACATTGTTTCCGTGCTGGGCACCAGGGACGCGGCAACGCCATTCAGCGGCGGCCTGGAATTACTCGATCGCTGGCAGGTGCCGCCGTCGAACCGGTTCGTCTGGCCGCAGGGTCATTTTTCCCTGCCGATCGCGTTAACGCGCAACGATGCGCCGCTGCGGCATTTCCAGCAGGTGGTAAAAGGGCTGACTTGA
- a CDS encoding TRAP transporter small permease subunit has product MPKFIVNYVKVIDYLSTKFGRLAMYLIFVMIATLLINAFTRNIINLPLSWCIEMAQFTMTAYYIVGGPYSMQLDSHVRMDLLYSRFSPKNRARLDSFTAIFLVVYLVCLLIGAISSTMYAIEYDQRKFSQWNPSMIPIKVIMVFGIFLMLLQAISTFFKDLAKSRGIELS; this is encoded by the coding sequence GTGCCCAAGTTCATCGTCAACTACGTCAAGGTGATCGACTACCTGTCGACCAAGTTTGGGCGCCTGGCCATGTACCTGATCTTTGTCATGATCGCTACCCTGCTCATCAACGCCTTCACGCGCAATATCATCAACTTGCCGCTATCGTGGTGCATCGAAATGGCGCAGTTCACGATGACCGCCTATTACATCGTCGGCGGCCCCTACTCAATGCAGCTCGACAGTCATGTCCGCATGGACTTGCTGTATTCAAGATTCAGTCCTAAAAACCGGGCCCGCCTCGACAGTTTTACCGCGATTTTCCTGGTGGTATATCTCGTCTGCCTGTTGATCGGTGCAATCTCGAGCACGATGTACGCGATCGAATACGATCAGCGCAAGTTTTCACAATGGAATCCGTCGATGATTCCGATCAAGGTGATCATGGTGTTCGGCATTTTCCTGATGCTGCTGCAGGCCATTTCCACCTTCTTCAAGGACCTGGCCAAATCCAGGGGTATCGAGCTGTCATGA